A window of Nitrospiria bacterium genomic DNA:
AGTATTATAAGTCAATGACACTTCCAGCAAGAACTCAATAAAACCGAATTTATAAATTGGAATGGGTTGCTAAAAATATTTTGCGTAAATTCAGGTGGTTTTTTTGGTGGTTAAGATTCGATATTCGAGCCGTTTTGCCTATCTTTGAAGAGTTTTTGGATTTTTTCTATTTCATCCACGTTTTTGATTAAGGCTTCCACGCAGTTTTTATCCAGTTGCAATCCTGCCAGTTCCTGAAGCATGGTAAACGCTTCTTCATTAGACCAGGCTTCTTTATAAGACCGCCGACTGGTTAATGCGTCGAAAATATCTGCCACCGCAATGATGCGTGCTTCGACAGGGATCTCTCTTCCTTTAATCCCGTGGGGGTAGCCGGCCCCATTGAAGGCTTCATGATGATACTCTGCGATATTGCGTAGGATATCGATATGCTTAAAGGTATCCAGGCCGAAATCCTTTAACATAGTGTCAATGATGTCTTTTCCTCTCTCGGTGTGAGTTTTCATAACTTCGAATTCTTCCGCATTGAGTTTTTCTTCCTTTTGGAGAATCGAATCGGGTATTCCGATTTTACCGATATCGTGAAGAGGGGCAAATAAAAACAGGTGTTCGATAAATTCATCATCAAATTTGTACTTTTCTGCCAACTCTCTTGCGATCAGCCTTGAATAGTGTGCGATTCGGTCCAGGTGTGCTCCCAATTCCTGATCCCGGTAGGAGGTCATGTCACGGCCGGCCTTCACCGTGGCCAGCATGGTTCGTATGGTGGTAAGTTCATTAATGATGGTGAGGGAAATAAGATGGGCAAAAAGGTCGAACTCATCAAGAATTTCGGGTAGAAATGCGTTTTTTTGAAAAGAATCAAAAAATGTAAAACCAAAAAATTCACCATTCAAAAACATCGGCAGTGTGTAACTGGACTGAAAACCCTTTTCAAGGATTTTTCGGGTATGCCCCTGTTTCCCTTCCGAGAATATACTCAAGTCACTTATGATTCGGGGGTTTCGGGTTTTTACGATTTCTTGTAAGGATGCCACATCCTTAAGTTGCGCTTGGTAGTGAAGGAGGGGATCTTCTCCGCCACTGTGAATAAAAGTTTTCAGCATATCGGTTTTGGGGTCATAAATTACCACAGCTATCCGGTCAATCAGCCCAAACCGCTTTTTTAAAATCCCGTGAATAAAACAGACTTTTTCTGTTAAGGTGGCGTTTTTATTCAGGTCTTTCAAAATGTTGGTGTGTTGAACAATCATAGTAGTTCCCTTTTCACACTCACATGATAATCTTCCTCTTTTCCCTATGTCAACGGTAGGTTTTTGGGAGGCCTCTCACCCTTTAAAAAACCGTTGACTATGCAAAATTATTTTTGTGTTTTGTTTCTAACCTTTTACTTGAAATTAAAACGTGTTTTTGCAATGATGATAACCTATTAATCCCTGGAGTTTTAATTTTAATAGAGGGCAGATATGTCGGAAGAAGCGGAAAAACTCCAAAGGCCACGATCGGAAGCTTTGAATGAGATTTTAGGGGTCCCCTTTAAGGTGTTGGATGATGGATTTATTCGTGTGGTGGATTATATGGGTTCGGATGAATCCATTGTTCAAGCGGC
This region includes:
- a CDS encoding HD domain-containing phosphohydrolase gives rise to the protein MIVQHTNILKDLNKNATLTEKVCFIHGILKKRFGLIDRIAVVIYDPKTDMLKTFIHSGGEDPLLHYQAQLKDVASLQEIVKTRNPRIISDLSIFSEGKQGHTRKILEKGFQSSYTLPMFLNGEFFGFTFFDSFQKNAFLPEILDEFDLFAHLISLTIINELTTIRTMLATVKAGRDMTSYRDQELGAHLDRIAHYSRLIARELAEKYKFDDEFIEHLFLFAPLHDIGKIGIPDSILQKEEKLNAEEFEVMKTHTERGKDIIDTMLKDFGLDTFKHIDILRNIAEYHHEAFNGAGYPHGIKGREIPVEARIIAVADIFDALTSRRSYKEAWSNEEAFTMLQELAGLQLDKNCVEALIKNVDEIEKIQKLFKDRQNGSNIES